Proteins from a genomic interval of Lelliottia amnigena:
- the uhpA_1 gene encoding DNA-binding transcriptional activator UhpA encodes MTTIALIDDHLIVRSGFAQLLSLEPDFQVVAEFGSGRDALVGLPGRGVQVCICDISMPDLSGLDLLSQLPKGLSTIMLSVHDSPALVEQALNAGARGFLSKRCSPDELISAVRTVSAGGCYLTPEIAIKLAAGRQDPLTKRERQVAEKLAQGMAVKEIAVELGLSPKTVHVHRANLMEKLDVSNDVELARRMFDGWQ; translated from the coding sequence ATGACCACCATCGCCCTCATCGACGATCACCTTATCGTCCGCTCCGGTTTTGCCCAGCTTCTGAGCCTGGAGCCGGATTTTCAGGTCGTCGCCGAATTCGGTTCGGGCCGCGACGCGCTGGTGGGTCTGCCGGGGCGCGGTGTGCAGGTCTGTATTTGTGATATCTCGATGCCGGACCTTTCCGGACTGGACTTGCTCAGCCAACTGCCAAAAGGTCTGTCGACCATTATGCTCTCGGTGCACGACAGCCCGGCGCTGGTGGAACAGGCGCTTAACGCGGGCGCGCGCGGGTTTCTGTCTAAACGCTGTAGCCCCGATGAACTGATTTCTGCGGTGCGCACCGTTTCGGCGGGCGGCTGCTATCTCACCCCGGAGATCGCCATTAAGCTTGCGGCAGGGCGTCAGGACCCGCTGACGAAACGCGAGCGACAGGTGGCAGAAAAACTGGCGCAGGGAATGGCGGTGAAAGAAATCGCCGTCGAGCTGGGGTTATCACCCAAAACCGTTCACGTCCACCGCGCCAACCTGATGGAGAAACTCGACGTGAGCAATGACGTTGAACTGGCGCGCCGCATGTTTGACGGCTGGCAATGA
- the nreB_1 gene encoding sensory histidine kinase UhpB, with translation MNPFFSRLVSGVASFFIFSAAWFCLWSISLHLVERPELAVLLFPFGLRLGLMLQCPRSYWPVLLGAEWLMLFWLAQEVALAHLPLLILGGVLTLLPVALISRYRHQRDWRTLLGQGAALIAAALLQSLPWLGQQDMLNALLLTLTGGLTLAPTCLVIWHYLTSTVWQPLGPALVSQPVNWRARHLIWYLLLFVVSLWLQLGLPAELSRFTPFCLALPIIALAWHYGWQGALIATLMNAIALIASQTWHDHPVDLLLSLLAQSLTGLLLGAGIQRLRELNQSLQNELARNRRLAERLVETEESVRQEVARELHDDIGQTITAIRTQAGIVQRLAPENGGVIQSGAHIEQLSLGVYDSVRRLLGRLRPRQLDDLTLEQAVRSLMREMELESRGIVSHLEWHIDESTLSEGQRVTLFRVCQEGLNNIVKHANARAVTLKGWQQDERLMLLIEDDGCGLPPGSGQQGFGLAGMRERVTALGGTLAISCTHGTRVSVSLPRRVA, from the coding sequence ATGAATCCGTTTTTCTCGCGACTGGTCTCCGGTGTCGCAAGCTTCTTTATCTTCTCTGCCGCCTGGTTTTGCCTGTGGAGCATCAGCCTGCATCTGGTCGAACGGCCCGAACTGGCCGTGTTGCTGTTCCCGTTTGGCCTGCGCCTCGGGCTGATGCTGCAATGCCCGCGCAGTTACTGGCCCGTGTTGCTGGGCGCGGAATGGTTAATGCTGTTCTGGCTCGCACAGGAAGTGGCGCTGGCGCACCTGCCTTTGCTGATTCTCGGCGGCGTGTTGACGCTCCTGCCCGTGGCGCTGATCTCGCGCTATCGCCACCAGCGTGACTGGCGCACGTTGCTCGGTCAGGGCGCGGCGCTGATTGCCGCCGCGCTCCTGCAGTCACTGCCGTGGTTAGGCCAGCAAGACATGCTCAACGCTTTGCTGCTGACGCTCACCGGAGGGTTGACGCTCGCGCCCACTTGCCTCGTGATTTGGCACTATCTCACCAGCACCGTCTGGCAGCCGCTCGGCCCTGCGCTGGTTTCCCAGCCGGTGAACTGGCGCGCCCGGCATCTGATCTGGTATCTGCTGCTGTTTGTGGTCAGCCTCTGGCTACAGCTCGGCCTGCCCGCTGAACTTTCGCGCTTTACGCCGTTTTGTCTGGCGTTGCCGATTATTGCGCTGGCGTGGCACTACGGCTGGCAAGGGGCGCTTATCGCCACGCTGATGAACGCTATCGCCCTGATTGCCAGCCAGACCTGGCACGATCATCCCGTCGATTTATTGCTCTCGCTATTGGCACAAAGCCTGACCGGGCTGCTGCTGGGCGCGGGTATTCAGCGCCTGCGTGAACTCAATCAGTCATTGCAAAACGAGCTGGCACGCAACCGACGTCTGGCAGAACGGCTGGTCGAAACCGAAGAGAGCGTGCGGCAGGAAGTGGCGCGCGAACTGCACGACGATATCGGCCAGACAATTACCGCCATTCGCACCCAGGCAGGGATTGTTCAGCGCCTTGCGCCGGAAAACGGCGGCGTGATCCAGAGCGGGGCGCATATCGAACAGCTTTCGCTCGGGGTGTACGATTCGGTGCGCCGTTTGCTTGGGCGTTTACGTCCGCGCCAGCTCGACGACCTCACGCTTGAACAGGCGGTGCGTTCTCTGATGCGTGAGATGGAGCTGGAAAGTCGCGGTATCGTCAGCCATCTCGAGTGGCACATTGACGAATCAACCCTGAGCGAAGGCCAGCGCGTCACGCTGTTCCGCGTCTGTCAGGAAGGGCTGAATAATATCGTTAAGCACGCCAACGCCCGCGCGGTGACGCTGAAGGGCTGGCAACAGGATGAGCGGCTAATGCTGCTTATCGAAGACGATGGCTGCGGCTTGCCGCCAGGGTCAGGCCAGCAGGGCTTTGGCCTGGCGGGGATGCGCGAGCGCGTGACGGCGCTCGGCGGCACGCTGGCGATTTCATGCACCCACGGCACGCGCGTCAGCGTCAGTTTGCCGCGACGCGTTGCCTAA
- the uhpC_1 gene encoding regulatory protein UhpC has protein sequence MFTFLKTPANAAPMADKAEIDARYRYWRRHILMTIWLGYALFYFTRKSFNAAAPEILASGVMTRTDIGLLATLFYITYGLSKFFSGIVSDRSNARYFMGLGLIATGVVNILFGFSTSLWAFALLWALNAFFQGWGAPVCARLLTTWYSRNERGGWWAIWNTAHNVGGALIPMVVGATALHYGWRTGMMIAGGLAILAGLFLCWRLRDRPQTVGLPEVGDWRHDEMEIAQQQEGAGLTRKEILTKYVLLNPYIWLLSLCYVLVYVVRAAINDWGNLYMSETLGVDLVTANSAVTMFELGGFIGALVAGWGSDKLFNGNRGPMNLIFAAGILLSVGSLWLMPFASYVMQAACFFTTGFFVFGPQMLIGMAAAECSHKEAAGAATGFVGLFAYLGASLSGWPLARVIDVWHWSGFFAVIAIAAGISALLLLPFLNAQAPRAVSEA, from the coding sequence ATGTTTACCTTCCTAAAAACGCCTGCAAACGCCGCGCCGATGGCCGATAAAGCGGAAATCGACGCGCGCTATCGCTACTGGCGACGCCATATTTTGATGACCATCTGGCTGGGCTACGCGCTGTTCTATTTCACCCGCAAAAGCTTTAACGCCGCCGCGCCGGAAATTCTCGCCAGCGGCGTGATGACGCGCACCGATATCGGCCTGCTGGCAACGCTGTTTTACATCACTTATGGGCTGTCGAAGTTTTTCTCCGGCATCGTCAGCGACCGCTCCAACGCCCGCTATTTTATGGGTCTTGGGCTGATTGCCACCGGCGTGGTGAATATCCTGTTCGGCTTTTCGACGTCGCTGTGGGCGTTTGCGTTGCTGTGGGCGCTGAACGCCTTTTTCCAGGGATGGGGCGCGCCGGTGTGCGCCCGTCTGCTGACCACCTGGTATTCACGCAACGAGCGCGGCGGCTGGTGGGCCATCTGGAATACGGCGCATAACGTCGGCGGGGCGCTGATCCCGATGGTGGTTGGTGCGACAGCGCTGCACTATGGCTGGCGGACCGGGATGATGATTGCGGGCGGGCTGGCGATTCTCGCCGGGCTGTTCCTCTGCTGGCGTCTGCGCGACAGGCCGCAAACCGTCGGTCTGCCGGAGGTGGGCGACTGGCGGCATGACGAAATGGAAATCGCCCAGCAGCAGGAGGGGGCAGGACTCACCCGCAAAGAGATCCTCACCAAATACGTACTGTTGAATCCGTACATTTGGCTGTTATCGCTGTGCTACGTGCTGGTGTACGTGGTGCGTGCGGCGATCAACGATTGGGGCAATTTGTACATGTCCGAGACGCTGGGCGTGGATCTGGTGACGGCCAACTCGGCGGTGACGATGTTTGAGCTGGGCGGTTTTATCGGCGCGCTGGTCGCAGGCTGGGGGTCGGACAAACTGTTCAATGGCAATCGTGGCCCGATGAACCTGATTTTTGCCGCCGGGATCCTGCTCTCCGTGGGGTCGCTATGGCTGATGCCGTTCGCCAGCTATGTGATGCAGGCGGCGTGTTTCTTCACCACCGGTTTCTTCGTGTTCGGCCCGCAAATGCTGATCGGTATGGCGGCTGCAGAGTGTTCTCACAAAGAGGCGGCGGGCGCGGCAACGGGTTTTGTCGGCCTGTTTGCCTATCTGGGCGCGTCGCTTTCTGGCTGGCCGCTGGCGCGGGTGATCGACGTCTGGCACTGGAGCGGTTTCTTTGCGGTCATCGCCATCGCGGCGGGGATTTCTGCCCTCTTGTTGCTGCCCTTTTTGAATGCTCAAGCCCCGCGCGCGGTGAGCGAAGCGTGA
- the uhpT gene encoding hexose phosphate transport protein: protein MLAFLNQVRKPTLDLPLDVRRKMWFKPFMQSYLVVFIGYLTMYLIRKNFNIAQNDMITTYGLSMTQLGMIGLGFSITYGVGKTVVSYYADGKNTKQFLPFMLILSAICMLGFSASMGTGSVSLFMMIAFYALSGFFQSTGGSCSYSTITKWTPRRKRGSYLGMWNISHNLGGAGAAGVALFGANVLFDGHVIGMFIFPSIIALIVGFIGLRYGSDSPESYGLGKAEELFDEELSEEDKEAEDESMTKWQIFVEYVLKNKVIWLLCFSNIFLYVVRIGIDQWSTVYAFQELKLSKEVAIQGFTLFEVGALVGTLLWGWLSDLANGRRALVACVALALIIATLGVYQHASNQYVYLASLFALGFLVFGPQLLIGVAAVGFVPKKAIGAADGIKGTFAYLIGDSFAKLGLGMIADGTPIFGLTGWAGTFAALDAAAIACICLMAMVAVLEERKIRREKRIQRLKMA, encoded by the coding sequence ATGCTGGCCTTCCTCAATCAGGTGCGCAAGCCGACCCTGGATCTGCCGCTCGATGTGCGGCGCAAGATGTGGTTTAAGCCGTTCATGCAGTCCTATCTGGTGGTCTTTATCGGCTACCTGACCATGTATCTGATCCGCAAAAACTTCAACATCGCACAGAACGACATGATCACCACTTACGGGCTGAGCATGACGCAGCTGGGGATGATCGGTCTGGGCTTTTCCATCACCTACGGCGTAGGCAAAACGGTGGTGTCCTATTACGCGGACGGCAAAAATACCAAACAGTTCCTGCCGTTTATGCTGATCCTCTCTGCCATTTGTATGCTCGGCTTTAGCGCCAGCATGGGCACCGGCTCGGTCAGCCTGTTTATGATGATCGCCTTCTACGCCCTGAGCGGATTCTTCCAGAGTACCGGCGGGTCGTGCAGCTATTCGACCATCACCAAATGGACGCCGCGCCGCAAGCGTGGGTCTTACCTCGGCATGTGGAATATCTCCCACAACCTCGGCGGGGCGGGTGCAGCAGGCGTGGCGCTGTTCGGCGCAAACGTCCTGTTCGACGGTCACGTCATTGGTATGTTTATCTTCCCGTCGATTATCGCGCTGATTGTGGGCTTTATCGGCCTGCGCTACGGCAGCGACTCCCCGGAATCCTATGGCCTGGGCAAAGCGGAAGAGCTGTTTGACGAAGAGCTAAGCGAAGAAGACAAAGAAGCCGAAGATGAGTCGATGACCAAATGGCAGATCTTCGTGGAGTATGTGCTGAAAAACAAAGTCATCTGGCTGCTGTGTTTCTCCAATATCTTCCTGTACGTGGTACGCATCGGTATCGATCAGTGGTCTACCGTGTATGCCTTCCAGGAGCTAAAACTGTCGAAAGAGGTGGCGATTCAGGGCTTTACCCTGTTTGAAGTGGGTGCGCTGGTTGGCACGCTGCTGTGGGGCTGGCTGTCGGATCTGGCGAACGGTCGCCGCGCGCTGGTAGCGTGTGTTGCGTTGGCACTGATCATCGCCACGCTCGGTGTTTATCAGCACGCCAGCAATCAATATGTGTATCTGGCGTCGTTGTTTGCGCTTGGCTTCCTGGTGTTTGGCCCGCAGCTGTTGATTGGCGTCGCGGCCGTCGGATTTGTGCCGAAAAAAGCGATCGGCGCAGCCGATGGGATTAAAGGCACCTTCGCCTATTTGATCGGCGACAGTTTCGCAAAATTAGGCCTGGGAATGATTGCCGACGGCACCCCGATTTTCGGTCTGACCGGCTGGGCGGGCACCTTCGCCGCGCTGGACGCCGCCGCGATTGCCTGTATCTGCCTGATGGCGATGGTCGCCGTACTGGAAGAGCGCAAAATCCGCCGCGAGAAACGTATCCAGCGCCTGAAAATGGCTTGA
- the yicN gene encoding protein YicN, whose product MVWIMLATLAVVFIVGFRILTSDSRRAIKRLTERLGITPVPLESMIDQFGKTAGNEFIRYLERPDEAHLQNAAQVLLIWQVCIVDGSEDNLQTWHRLLRKARLAAPITDAQIRLALGFMREMEPEAHELNAFQLRYNQLFLPEEGVFFLH is encoded by the coding sequence ATGGTCTGGATAATGCTGGCCACCCTCGCAGTGGTGTTTATCGTTGGGTTTCGCATCCTGACGTCCGATTCCCGCCGCGCCATCAAACGTTTAACTGAACGTCTGGGTATCACGCCGGTGCCGCTGGAATCGATGATTGACCAGTTTGGTAAAACCGCAGGCAATGAGTTTATCCGCTATCTTGAGCGTCCGGATGAGGCCCATCTGCAAAACGCCGCGCAGGTCTTGCTGATCTGGCAGGTCTGCATCGTTGATGGCAGCGAAGATAATCTGCAAACCTGGCATCGATTGCTGCGCAAAGCGCGTCTGGCCGCGCCAATAACCGACGCACAAATTCGCCTGGCGCTCGGTTTTATGCGCGAAATGGAGCCGGAAGCGCATGAGCTGAACGCTTTCCAGCTGCGCTACAACCAATTGTTCCTGCCGGAAGAGGGCGTGTTCTTTTTGCACTGA
- the nepI_1 gene encoding ribonucleoside transporter: MTEHTPSTPTPHTKEVSRPNWSAVFSVAFCVACLITVEFLPVSLLTPMAQDLGISEGVAGQSVTVTAFVAMFASLFITQVIGTVDRRKVVILFAVLLTLSCVLVSFANNFTLLLLGRACLGLGLGGFWAMSASLTMRLVPARKVPKALSVIFGAVSIALVIAAPLGSFLGGIIGWRNVFNGAAVMGVLCIFWVWKALPSLPGEPAHHKENMFSLLKRPGVLAGMTAIFMAFAGQFAFFTYIRPIFTTLSGFDVDGLTLVLLSFGIASFVGTSLSAQFLKRSLKVALAGAPLVLAISAAVLIFWGSDKWVASAIAIIWGFAFALVPVGWSTWITRSLADQAEKAGSIQVAVIQLANTCGAAVGGYALDNLGLTSPLVLSGTLMLLTALLVAGKVKAK; the protein is encoded by the coding sequence ATGACAGAACACACTCCATCAACGCCCACACCGCATACCAAAGAGGTCTCGCGCCCGAACTGGTCGGCGGTTTTTTCCGTGGCGTTTTGCGTCGCCTGCCTGATTACCGTGGAATTTCTGCCGGTTAGCCTGCTCACACCGATGGCGCAGGATCTGGGGATTTCCGAAGGCGTGGCCGGTCAGTCCGTTACCGTCACGGCATTTGTTGCAATGTTCGCTAGCCTGTTTATCACCCAGGTCATCGGGACTGTCGATCGCCGCAAAGTGGTCATTTTGTTCGCAGTGCTGTTAACACTCTCCTGCGTGCTGGTGTCGTTTGCCAATAACTTTACCCTGCTGCTGTTGGGGCGAGCCTGCCTGGGGTTGGGATTAGGCGGATTCTGGGCGATGTCGGCGTCGCTGACGATGCGCCTGGTGCCGGCGCGCAAAGTGCCAAAAGCGCTGTCCGTTATCTTCGGCGCAGTCTCAATCGCGCTGGTGATCGCCGCGCCGCTGGGCAGTTTCCTCGGCGGAATCATTGGCTGGCGCAATGTGTTTAACGGTGCAGCGGTGATGGGCGTGTTGTGTATTTTCTGGGTGTGGAAAGCGCTGCCGTCGCTGCCAGGTGAGCCTGCGCACCACAAAGAGAATATGTTTAGCCTGCTCAAACGCCCTGGCGTACTGGCGGGGATGACCGCCATCTTTATGGCCTTTGCCGGGCAGTTTGCGTTCTTCACCTATATTCGTCCGATTTTCACCACGCTTTCGGGCTTTGACGTCGACGGCCTGACTCTGGTGCTGTTGAGCTTTGGTATCGCCAGTTTTGTCGGTACGTCACTGTCGGCACAGTTCCTGAAACGCTCGCTGAAAGTGGCGCTGGCAGGCGCACCGCTGGTGCTGGCGATAAGCGCCGCCGTGCTGATTTTCTGGGGCAGCGATAAGTGGGTGGCGTCTGCGATTGCGATTATCTGGGGCTTTGCCTTCGCGCTGGTGCCGGTTGGCTGGTCAACGTGGATCACCCGCTCTCTCGCCGATCAGGCAGAAAAAGCCGGATCTATCCAGGTGGCTGTCATTCAGTTGGCGAATACCTGTGGTGCCGCAGTAGGCGGTTACGCGTTGGATAATTTAGGCCTGACGTCGCCGCTGGTGCTGTCCGGCACGCTGATGCTGCTCACCGCGCTGCTGGTGGCAGGAAAAGTAAAGGCGAAGTAG
- the yicL gene encoding protein YicL, whose protein sequence is MGSTRKGMLNVLIAAVLWGSSGVCAQYIMEKSQISSPYLTMIRLLFTGVILLTLSFVHGDKIFSVIKNRKDALSLLIFSLFGALVVQLTFLVTIEKSNAATATVLQFLSPTIIVAWFALVRKKRPGIFVFAAIMTSLIGTFLLVTHGDPTSLTISPAALAWGIASAFAAAFYTTYPSTLIARYGTLPIVGWSMLLAGLMLTPFYAGRGTTFVIDGSLLLAFFYLVVIGTALTFSLYLKGAQMIGGPKASILSCAEPLSSALLSVMLLGVAFSLPDWLGTFLIVSSVVLISMDSRRRGRTSA, encoded by the coding sequence ATGGGTTCCACAAGAAAAGGGATGCTAAACGTCCTGATCGCCGCCGTTTTATGGGGGAGTTCAGGGGTTTGCGCGCAGTACATCATGGAGAAAAGCCAGATCTCCTCGCCGTATTTAACTATGATCCGCCTGCTGTTCACCGGCGTGATTCTGCTGACATTATCCTTCGTCCACGGCGACAAAATTTTCTCGGTCATCAAAAATCGCAAAGACGCCCTTAGCCTGCTGATTTTTTCGCTTTTCGGCGCGCTGGTCGTGCAGCTCACTTTCCTGGTGACGATTGAGAAATCCAACGCCGCCACCGCCACCGTGCTGCAATTTTTATCGCCAACCATTATCGTGGCGTGGTTCGCGCTGGTGCGTAAAAAGCGTCCTGGGATATTTGTCTTCGCGGCGATTATGACGTCGCTTATCGGCACATTCCTGCTGGTCACGCACGGCGATCCGACGTCGCTCACCATTTCTCCGGCCGCGCTTGCGTGGGGTATCGCTTCGGCCTTTGCCGCCGCGTTTTACACCACCTATCCCTCCACGCTGATTGCCCGTTACGGCACGCTGCCGATTGTCGGCTGGAGTATGCTGCTCGCAGGGCTGATGCTTACACCGTTCTACGCCGGGCGCGGAACCACGTTTGTGATCGATGGCAGCCTGCTGCTGGCGTTTTTCTATCTGGTGGTGATCGGCACGGCGCTGACATTCAGCCTGTATCTGAAAGGGGCGCAGATGATCGGCGGACCTAAAGCGAGTATTTTGAGCTGCGCCGAACCGCTCAGCAGCGCGCTGCTTTCCGTAATGCTACTAGGCGTGGCGTTTTCGTTGCCGGACTGGCTGGGGACGTTCTTGATTGTTTCGTCGGTCGTGCTGATTTCGATGGATTCGAGAAGGCGCGGGCGGACATCGGCGTAA
- the lamB_1 gene encoding maltoporin — protein sequence MKIIKKLPLTMAVIAALCPISVLAQDFTQEQIDAIVAKAVDKALADRQAKMDAAVAKKVDVVTEPQSAAQSPDMAIPFGVKFTGYARYGAHFQAADQKYVAVDGSYNGGSAIGRLGNEGNGGEFQLSKAFKGENGAIWDINVMIDHWGDEVNLKKAYAGVTNIMASNPNAYFWAGRDFHQRPQQGINDYFWMNHDGQGAGVKNFDIGGVQFDVATVAAVESCNPEIENDGSNPSRISCTGGSGTGDKGNYAATSKIHGMKVGPLDLELYANYGFDSKAIESDERLNAWQGGVVLSHTNDSGVNKVIARYSDNSDNSVFNKTEDLTTVYASFEGLYKFTQATQVEYILAFHDYDNSRDNTDNRKNYNAIVRPMHWWNDVHSTWLEAGWQHVDYDNGGDNKGWKLTLSQNMSIAMGPEFRPMLRFYVTGGKVDNERTARVNGTKDETLDDFNVGAMWEAWF from the coding sequence ATGAAAATTATTAAAAAACTTCCATTAACAATGGCGGTTATCGCCGCGCTTTGCCCAATTTCTGTACTTGCGCAGGATTTCACACAAGAGCAAATCGACGCCATTGTGGCCAAAGCGGTGGATAAAGCCCTGGCAGATCGTCAGGCAAAAATGGACGCTGCCGTCGCCAAAAAAGTCGACGTTGTGACGGAGCCGCAAAGCGCGGCGCAATCACCGGATATGGCGATTCCCTTTGGCGTTAAATTTACCGGTTATGCCCGCTACGGCGCGCACTTCCAGGCTGCCGACCAGAAATACGTCGCCGTCGACGGTTCCTATAATGGCGGCTCCGCGATTGGTCGTCTGGGTAACGAAGGCAACGGCGGTGAATTCCAGCTCTCAAAAGCCTTCAAAGGCGAGAACGGCGCGATCTGGGACATCAACGTCATGATCGACCACTGGGGTGACGAAGTTAACCTCAAAAAAGCCTACGCTGGCGTGACCAATATTATGGCATCCAACCCGAACGCCTATTTCTGGGCCGGTCGTGATTTCCACCAGCGTCCGCAACAGGGCATCAACGATTACTTCTGGATGAACCACGACGGCCAGGGCGCCGGGGTGAAGAACTTCGACATCGGCGGCGTGCAGTTTGACGTCGCAACGGTCGCCGCCGTTGAATCCTGTAATCCGGAAATTGAAAACGATGGCTCTAACCCATCGCGCATTTCCTGTACCGGCGGTTCCGGCACGGGCGATAAAGGCAACTATGCGGCAACCTCCAAAATTCACGGCATGAAAGTTGGTCCGTTGGATCTGGAACTGTACGCCAACTACGGCTTTGACTCGAAAGCCATCGAAAGCGATGAACGCCTGAACGCCTGGCAGGGCGGCGTGGTGCTGAGCCACACCAACGACAGCGGCGTGAACAAAGTGATCGCCCGTTACTCTGATAACTCAGACAACAGCGTGTTCAACAAAACCGAAGACTTGACCACGGTATACGCTAGCTTCGAAGGGTTGTATAAATTCACCCAGGCTACACAGGTGGAGTACATCCTGGCCTTCCACGACTATGACAATAGCCGCGACAACACCGACAACCGCAAAAACTACAACGCGATTGTGCGTCCAATGCACTGGTGGAACGACGTTCACTCTACCTGGCTGGAAGCAGGCTGGCAGCATGTTGACTATGACAACGGCGGCGATAACAAAGGCTGGAAGCTGACGCTTTCCCAGAACATGTCTATCGCAATGGGACCGGAATTCCGTCCGATGCTGCGCTTCTACGTGACCGGCGGCAAGGTGGATAACGAGCGTACCGCGCGCGTAAATGGCACCAAAGACGAAACGCTCGACGATTTCAACGTCGGCGCGATGTGGGAAGCCTGGTTCTAA
- the chbA_1 gene encoding Phosphotransferase system cellobiose-specific component IIA — translation MMIALEEAVMEIIVNAGQSRSLCFEALHAARQGNLDEAKSLLREADGYARQAHHMQTKLIEQDAGEARQPMTLIMVHAQDHLMNSLLARELSEEIIHLYQR, via the coding sequence ATGATGATCGCATTAGAAGAAGCCGTAATGGAAATTATCGTCAATGCGGGTCAGTCGCGCAGCCTGTGCTTTGAAGCACTGCACGCTGCGCGTCAGGGCAATCTTGACGAAGCGAAGAGTCTGCTGCGCGAGGCCGATGGCTACGCGCGCCAGGCGCACCATATGCAAACCAAGCTCATCGAACAGGACGCGGGCGAAGCCCGTCAGCCGATGACTTTAATTATGGTGCATGCCCAGGATCATTTAATGAACTCGCTGCTGGCCCGTGAATTATCCGAAGAGATTATTCACCTGTATCAGCGTTAA
- the gmuD_1 gene encoding Beta-glucosidase has translation MKYSFPDNFWWGSASSALQTEGDRPSDGKGLTTWDHWFGREPNRFHQGVGPQDTSTFCQNWKADIQLLKQLNHNSFRTSISWARLIPDGVGEVNPQAVDFYNQVFDELLEQGITPFITLFHFDMPMAMQEIGGWENRDVVAAYSRYAQICFELFGDRVLHWFTFNEPIVPVEGGYLYDFHYPNVVDFRRAATVAYNTVLAHAQAVRAFRAGHYPGEIGIVLNLTPSYPRSQNPQDVKAAHYADLMFNRSFLDPVLRGEYPADLVALLKSYDQLPACQPDDSAVIAEGTIDLLGINYYQPRRVKCRDSAVNPKAPFMPEWFFDNYEMPGRKMNPYRGWEIYEPGIYDILVNLRENYGNPRCFISENGMGVENEQRFIENGQINDQYRIDFISEHLKWVHKGISEGSNCLGYHMWTFIDNWSWCNAYKNRYGFIQLDLATQKRTIKKSGEWFAATSLNNSFDKE, from the coding sequence ATGAAATATTCATTTCCCGATAACTTTTGGTGGGGTAGCGCAAGCTCCGCGTTGCAGACCGAAGGGGACCGCCCAAGCGACGGAAAGGGACTGACCACCTGGGATCACTGGTTCGGCCGCGAGCCAAACCGTTTTCACCAGGGCGTGGGGCCGCAGGATACCTCAACGTTCTGTCAGAACTGGAAAGCGGATATTCAGCTGTTGAAGCAGCTGAACCATAACAGCTTTCGCACCTCGATTAGCTGGGCGCGTCTGATTCCAGACGGTGTCGGTGAAGTGAATCCGCAGGCGGTAGACTTCTACAATCAGGTGTTCGACGAGCTGCTTGAACAGGGCATTACGCCGTTCATCACCCTGTTCCACTTCGATATGCCGATGGCGATGCAGGAGATTGGCGGCTGGGAAAACCGTGACGTCGTGGCTGCGTATTCCCGCTACGCGCAGATTTGCTTTGAGCTGTTTGGCGATCGCGTGCTGCACTGGTTTACCTTCAACGAGCCGATTGTGCCGGTAGAAGGCGGTTATCTTTACGACTTCCATTATCCGAACGTGGTTGATTTCCGTCGTGCGGCGACCGTCGCGTACAACACGGTGCTGGCTCATGCACAGGCGGTTCGCGCCTTCCGCGCCGGGCATTATCCCGGTGAAATTGGCATCGTGCTGAACCTGACGCCGTCGTATCCGCGGTCGCAAAACCCGCAGGATGTGAAAGCCGCGCACTACGCGGACCTGATGTTCAACCGCAGCTTCCTCGATCCGGTTCTGCGCGGCGAATATCCGGCCGATTTGGTCGCGCTGTTGAAGTCCTACGATCAGCTTCCTGCCTGTCAGCCTGACGACAGCGCGGTGATTGCGGAAGGCACCATCGATTTGCTGGGCATCAACTACTATCAGCCGCGTCGCGTGAAATGTCGTGACAGCGCGGTGAATCCTAAGGCGCCGTTTATGCCGGAGTGGTTCTTTGATAATTACGAAATGCCAGGCCGTAAAATGAATCCGTACCGTGGCTGGGAAATCTACGAGCCGGGTATTTACGATATTCTCGTTAATCTGCGCGAAAATTACGGCAACCCACGCTGCTTCATTTCTGAAAATGGTATGGGTGTCGAAAACGAGCAGCGTTTTATTGAAAACGGTCAAATTAACGATCAGTATCGTATCGACTTTATTTCCGAACATCTTAAATGGGTACATAAAGGCATTAGCGAAGGCAGTAATTGTCTTGGTTACCATATGTGGACATTTATTGATAACTGGTCATGGTGTAATGCGTATAAAAACCGCTACGGCTTTATTCAGCTGGATCTGGCGACGCAGAAACGCACCATTAAGAAAAGTGGAGAATGGTTTGCTGCCACGTCTCTGAATAATAGTTTTGATAAAGAGTAA